A window of Rippkaea orientalis PCC 8801 genomic DNA:
CAGTACGAGGCGGGGTTCGCTGAGCGAATCTATGTCTATCAGTATCGGATTTATGACCGATATCGGCGAAAAGTAGCAAGTTTAGTGGTATTAGGAGATGAGAGTCCCACCTGGAAACCATCAGAGTTTGGCTATGAAATATTCGGGGTTGAGATTAACTATCGCTATCGGGTCGTCAAATTGCTAGACTTAGGACAGGATTGGGAAGCTCTGTCAGCCAATGAAAACCCCTTTGCCACAGTGGTCATGGCTCACTTAAAGGCGGGTCAGACCAAGAAAAATCGGCAAGAAAGGCTTCAATGGAAGTTGTCGTTAACCAGACAACTGTACCAAAAAGGCTATCTCAGACAGGATGTGATTAACCTGTTTCGGTTCATAGACTGGATTCTGAGCTTGCCAGACAACTTAGAAAGCGAATTTTGGAGTGAACTGCGACAATACGAGGAGGAACAGAGAATGCCGTATATTACCAGCGTTGAAAGACTTGGACGAGAGCGGGGGCGAGAAGAAGGGAGACTTGAAGGAATGCAGCGAGAAGCAGCCAACATGGTATTGCGCCAACTGAACCGCCGTCTAGGACAGGTTTCGCCCTCTGTAGAGGAGCAGATCCGTCAGCTTCGTGTTGAGCAGTTAGAAGATCTGGGGGTAGCCCTGTTAGAGTTTCAAGAAGAAGCCGACTTGCTGCAATGGCTGGCTAAGTGAGATTTCGAGGATTTTCTGGAAGCGATCACGGAGGCGTTGATTAAAATGGGATTGTGTTGTCAATTTTGTTGAAATGAAGACAAGACTTGTATCTGACTTGCATTTTCTAACAGAATTTGTGGATTAGCTTGTTGAGGAGAAATAATATTAATTTTTCCTTGCGCCTCGATGGTTACATTAGGATTAACTAAGAAATTCCGAGCAGTTTTGACCGTGTTTAAGTGATTGTTCCAAATTTGAGCTAGTTTCAGCCGAATCTTTTCAAATTCTTTAATATCTTCAAAATTAACTAAAGTAAAATAGCGGGGAATACCTTGGGTGATGACTTCTATTCCATAAACGTCAAACTTCAGTTGGGGACTTTGGGGAAACTTAACTAACTTTCCCCTTAAGGTTTCTTGTTTTCCTTGTCTAGAAACTAATTTATCTACAATTTTAAGAGGATTTTTTACGGATAGATTTAGAGTTAAATGGGTTGGTTTTTCAGGAAATGGTTGTATTTGATAACTAATATCAATCAAATCACCTCGATATAAATCCTTGCTTAATTCTGGGGTTTCAACAAAAATGGGTATCACCCTATCTTTGTATTCTACTACTAATATTTTTCCTTGATTATTAATGGCATGAACTTTGACAACTAAGTGGGTTTTGTCTTTTAATTCTGCTGGTATAGTTGCCTCATATTTATAGTTTTCACGACCGTCTAAACCTGACCAAGATTCCCTAATTGTAGCAGATTCCACTAAAATATGGGGTTGAGGACTGGGATTATCTATTAATTTTCCTTTAAGACAAACTTGATCATGTCGTTTCACTTTTCCTAAAATTTCTTGAGTCTTTTGATTAGCTGAAATTAAAGAAAAGTGACGAAATTGAAAAAAGTTATTAGGTTCACGAACAGATAAAACATATAATTGCTCTCCGCTAACAGAGCCATGAATTTCTCCTAATAAACCTGTATTGTTTAATTCAACTGATAAACTTGATAAATTTAATCCTTGATAAGCAGATTCATGATAAACACAGGATTTAGTAGCAGAGAAAACTGGAAAAACCAGGGTGAACAATCCAGTGATTACAGCCATTGTTAATAAAAATAATAAACTTTGATGACGAGACATATTATTGGAACAGGTAGAGTGAGGGAGTCGACAGAGGCGATTGCTCATATAAGGATAGCAACGATAGCGGATTCACTCCATACTAGAAATAAGATGTGATCCCCAATACTCAGACAATGCCAAGAAAGAAAGTTTACGTTAGAGAGTACACAGTCAGAGCGCATGAACGGGAAATAAGCACTCGCGTGTTCAAGCTAGTCTGTTCATTTTGCCACGACAGTTGTGAAAGAGAAACCTATGCCACGACCTGCCCCAAGTACGGAGAGCAATGCAAGGGGGTGAAAAAGAAGTGTAAACGATTCGCCAAAGAACAGAAATAGGGACAGACTATGCTCAAACCACCGTCACCACCAACAGGGGCTAACGAATACCTATCACAATTGGCCAATTATTACCGTGAGTTAGTGGAGTACCACCAACAAGCAGCGATGGCCGCAGCGCAACAACTCGGTCATGTTGAGGCGTTGTTATCGAATAAATCAGCAATGCCACTGGCCGTAGAAACTCAATCATGGTTAGTCGCTGAACCCGAAACTACTGCAGAAAAAGCCATTGGTGAAAAGATAGAAGACAAAGAGGAACTCGACGAAGATGAGGAAGATGAAAACGATTTAGAACAGTATCACGTTTCTCTGTTATCCCTTGATGATGAGGACGATGAGAATGAATTAGAACAGTATCGCGTCTCTCTACTGTCCCTTAAAGAGTTATTAGAAGCAGAAAGGGGGAAAATGCTGCACATAGACTATATTGTCAAGTATTTCTACGATTGTGAGGTAAACATAGCAATAGTCAAACCCAGAGTCGAGGAAAAATTAGAAGAAGGAGAACAGTTAAAACTATGGTCATCAGTACCCGATGCCCCTGATTGTTGGACGTTTACCCTGGCTGATTTCTTTGAGTTAGCCCCGAAAGAAGAAAGACCCTCATCAGCCTCTCAAAATACTGTGGAGAAGTTAAGCACGAAAAAAGTCGCCGAAAAATTATCAATACCCCGTGAAAAAATCTACGAAATCAAGACGGCTTATCCAGGGGAATTGATAAAAGGTGTTGATTACTTTTATGAAGGAAAAAGAGGATTTTTATGGTCAGAAAGTGGACAAGAAAAACTCAAAAATTTGTCTCAGCGTTTAAAAATGAATCGAGTCAATGAAAAAAAAAATAGACAAATATACTCCTCAGATATAGCCATGTTAAAGGAATACAAAGGATTAAGCAAACTCAAAGCCATAGAAAAATTCTTTAAGAATAATCCAGGGAAAGCGGTAAGTATTACGGAAGTAATAGAAGCTCTCTACGGACAATTAAATCCAAGTCAAAAAATGATAATTAGAGAAACGATAGGCAAAGCGTTATCGGCGGGGAAAAAGAGAGGGTTATGGAGAAACGTTCCCACAAAAATAGGCTTTTATCAGTCTAATTGATGCACAGCCTGGACTACAGAATAGGAGACGCAGCCCTATTCATTTATCGATTCGATAAGATACCTTGACTGCCCGAAAATAAAGGATTGTCCAAGGAATAGAAAGTGACAGAACAATTGTCCAGAACCAGAAATGTTGAATGTCGTAATAAAACTTTACATATTCAATCACACTAACCCTATAATAGCCATTTTTCATCTTAACCAAATTAGTTTTCTGAACCAATGTACATAGCTGATTTCCTGACACATATAGGACTGAAGATAACGAAGTTTATCTAATATAGTTTTGCCAAATTCTTGAGGTATTTCTATTAGCTGTAAAATGAGATAAGCGATTAAGCAACAATAAATTTGAATGCGAATACCATTTTCATTCTTGGTCATTAATCTGTCTAGTTTTAAGTGCATCTTTAAAAACTTCCAGAGTAACTCTATCTGCCATCTTTGTACATAAATCTCTGCTATTTCTTCATTACTTACTACGGCTTCTTCATCCACAGGTAAATTCGTAGCTAATCGAAATTCTGTTCTCTTTTCTAAGTCACAAAATGCTACTACTCTAATTTCTATCTCCCTTCCATCTTTTCCCACTTTACTCTTACCATTCTCTAGCATTTCTAAGGTAACATTATTTTTTATTCTCAGGACAAATGTTTGATTTTTGTTCTCTTTTAGCTTTTTGATTCTTTCACAAGATGCAAAACCTCTATCCATTATCCCTAGTCCATTTTCAGGAATTTCTTCTAGCGTTTTCTGACCATATTTATGCTCATGTCCCTGATCAAAATAAATCACTATGCCCCCTGGTTCTGATGTCCAACTATCCAACCCACAAAATAATTTTACTTGGTGATATCCTTGACTCCATAATAGTTTACTTGTTAAACTGATAATTGTTGAATCAATAGGAAAATAAAAACGAGCGTTTCTTTTACCCTTCTTTCGCCGTAGTTGTTCTTTTAGTTGATTAATGATGTCAAGAAATACTTGAGGATCTCTTCTTTTACTTGCCTTAGAAAAGTTAGATATTTTTAAATCTATTCCTTGAGTATTTAATCTTTTAAATAAATCCTGCATACTGACCACACTTTTATCCATTACATACTCTAACCAACAGCAGACAAATGAAAAGGTATTGAGAACTGGATAATCATTTCTGGGTAACGGCTTTAAGATAGATTTAATGACTTTGGGAAAACTTTGTACAATCAAAGGAGTTATTTTACTTTTCTACATTTTTGCTAATTTTATCATTCTCAACAAATTTTTTCAAGACTTTTTTCTAACATTCAACATTTCTGGTCCAGAACCAGATGGGATTAATAGTGAAATCGATAAGGTTAAATAAAATTTTTAACCCAAAAAAGTTGATAATACCACAGATGAAATAGGCTAAAAGAGTTAGCATGATTTTTTAAATTTTACTGATAAATTGGTATTGAATTGCTCACTGATTTTCAGTATAGCAGTTTTTTAGTTTAATCCTTTAAGTAGACAAAATTTAACAGATTTGTTAACATCAAATAACTGAACTTCCTCTTTGACAAAACCCAATGACGTATGCTTCATGAGGAATACACCGAATTAGCTACCCCTGTTTACTGGGTATAAATGGAAGAAATCCCTAATAAATCTAACGCTTTTTGTTGGAGTTCAGTGGGTCGAGTTATTTTCTCAAAAACTACTCAATTTACCTATGATGCTGATTCCAATAAATTGAGCGGTTTTAGAGATGCACGCGGTAATGATGTTCTCTATGCCTATGACAGTTGCGGTAATTTGACTAGCATCATCTATGAAGACGGTACTCAGGATAAGTATTTCTATGATGCCAATGGCTGGCTTGTTAACGAAATCTGTTAATCGTCGCGGTCAGGAGATTAGCTACTCCAAAAATTCCCACATTAGAGGATAAGCGACTTGACGGGGTGACAAGGGTTGGAAAAGGCTCACCGTCAGGGATTTAGAGATCAGCGATCGCCTGAAAAAATAGATTCAGCCCACCCGATAAACAGTACAAATAGTCTATCTAGACGAGAAAATGTCTAATTGTTAGAAATGAACAGAATTAATCTGCCCTAAAATGATAAAAAGGCTTGTTCAGTCATCATGTTCTTTCATCATCATCTATGGATTTTTTGCCTTTCTATCAGGACTATTTACAAAACGCATTATCAAAAAGTAAATTTTTACTTTTACGAATATTAATATGGCTTTTACAAGTTCATAAACAAGTTAGAATAGAACGGTTAGCGGCTTATCTTCCTCTTCCTATTCTATACGAAAGTCGTAGAAAGAAGATTCAAAGATTTTTAGTCGAACCGTGCTTAAGCCTTGTCTTATTATGGTTTCCTCTGATAAAATTAATAGTAGAACGAGAATTTAAACCAGGAAGTCGTTTAACTTTAGTTTTGGATAGGACTCAGTGGCAGGATAAAAATGTGTTCATGATTAGTGTAGTTTGGAGAAAGAGAGCCTTCCCTATTTACTGGCAAATTCTAGAGAAAAAAGGAAGCAGCAACGTCAAAGAACAAATCGCTTTAATCCGACCGGTCTTGAAATTATTTGCCGACTATGAGTTATTAATTTTAGGGGATAGGGAGTTTCATGGGGTAGAATTATCTTATTGGTTAAAGAAACGAAACCGAACGGCTAAAAATCCCATCTATTTTGCTTTTCGAGAAAGGAAAAATGTCTACATTAGAAGAAGTAAGAAGAATCAAAAACGCTTTCAAGATTTAACCCTGACCCCAGGAGTCAAAGTTTTTGAAAAAAACATTTTTATCACCAAGCAAAAAGGGTTTGGTCGCTTTAATGTATTGGCTTATCAGAAGAGAAAATATAGAAACCATCAGGAAGAAGAACCTTGGTTTATTATAACCAATTTAGATAACCCATCCGAAGTCATAAAATATTATAAAATCAGAGGTGGAATTGAAGCTATGTTTCGAGATTATAAGAGTGGAGGATATAATCTCGAAGGGAGTAAAGCTAATATTCATCGACTTACTAACTTGATTTTATTAATAGCTATTGCTTATACTTTATCGGCTTTAAAAGGGAAGTCAATTAAAAATAGAGGATATCAAAAGTATATATCTAGACTAACAGAACCGAAAAGACAAGTCAGAAGACATAGTGAATTTTGGGTAGGGCTATATGGACAAAGTTGGGTCTTAGCCTGGGATTTCTGTTACTTGTTTGTTGAACAAATTATGAGAATTAACCTTCACAAAATTAATGAATATAACCGAGGTTTAAAAGCCTTATCTGCTATTAGTTAATTTCCTCTTATTTCGTCGCATACATTGTAACCATGTAATCAGTTAAACAATAACTGATAAATTTATTGTATCATTTTTTCAGCTATTCAAATAATAATCGAAAAAAATTTCCCCCGCGCTTTTGTAACATTAATGAAGCCAATTGTAATAATAAAAAGCATTAGTGAGAGTTATTAATAACGGGGATTTTAAATTTAAGTCAAGTCGGCAAACTACGCTCTGGTAAGCCTTTCCCAACTCTTGTCACCCCGTCAAGTGAATTTCTTCATGTCCTACAATTTTTGTCCTGTACTTAGATTTTTATCAACATAGCGGTAAAGCCTAGTAAGTCCGGTAGAACCAAATAAATTGGTTTAGGTTTGAAATTTTTCTAATAACCAATGACTAACTTCTGAGTGATTTTTTTCTCTGGTTTGTCGTAATGCTTCGACTAATAGCTTAATATCTAATTGGGGTAAAATTTGAGATTGAGTAATGCGCCAACTTCCCCCATTTTTGATTTTAAAAGCGATAATATTCACCTATTTTACATCAATTATCCAATATTCATTGACTCCTAAATCTTCATACAAAAGACGTTTTGTTCCTTGATCATCTTCTAGGGAACTATTCGCTACTTCAATGACTAAATTAGGAACGGGATAACGATCTAAATCAATAATCGATGTACCATAGGGAATAACATTAGCATTATCTCCTATATAAAAAGATAAATCAGGTTGTATTTCTTTGCTTCCTGTTTGACGATAACTACAACAATCTTTTCCATTTCAAGGAATATTTCGTAGTCCAGCATAAAGGTAAATAGCATAGTTAATAATTGCGTGATCACTGGCATGATCATTCCCTAATGGTGTCATTTCAATTCTTCCCTGTCCATCATAATAATAAAATTTCGCTTTTTCATAGTCAGAATCATCACAAAATTGTAAATAATCTTCCCAATTTAGGGTGATCCAAGTATCTGGTTCTATGGTAGTTTTTAGAGTAATCATAATTAACCAATAGAGACAATCAAGAAGAAAGAAATAGACGAATATTTTTGTTATTAAGATCGGGAGGGGTTTCTGGAAAGATCGCTCTCACCCGTTCTACCACAGAAATCATATATTGATAGTCGGGAACGGGACTATTAGGGACAAATCCCGCTTCATTAGCGATCGCGGAGGGTGTATCGTTCAAAATCTGCAAAATTTCTTGCCGACGTTGCGGGGGGATCGTGGAGACAATTAGAACAACACCAGGGGGAACGTTATGAACATCGGTAAAAAGAATGCGAAAGGTTCCCAATGGGAATTGAGTTTGATAGGTCTTGAATTGTTCGAGGGATAACGCTCCTGCGGCCGCCCCACCTTGAGCAACGCTTTCTAAAATGGATTTTGGCGTTGATAAAAACAAAATTTGTCCGAGGGTCAATCCATAAAGGTTAAAAATAGGCCAATAATAGCCTGTTGCTGAGCCAATTTCTCCCAGGGCGATCGTCTGATTACTGAGGGATTTTAAATCTTGGAAAGAACTATCCTGTCGGACAACGATAACAGACCGCAAATTACTGATGCCATCGAGGGGCAGAAGCGGAATATACTGATATTTGGTCATAGCAATTGTGGCTAGACCAGGGGGGGCAAAAACCAATGACCAAGCTTGTGAGCGGATTCTCTCTAGGGCTTTTTTTTCATTAAAAGCGGGTTCCAATTCCACTAAGGAGCGTGTCTGTTGCTCTAAATAATGTTTAAAGCTTTCGTATTGATTAAGGACTTCATTTCCTTCATTATAGCTAACCGTTCCGATGACCAGAGGTTCTCCTTTCAAAGAACGGTTTTGACAGGCTTGGACGACAAGGGTAATTAAGAATAAGCGTCTCGATAATTTCACGGCTATTGATTATAGACTATATCTGACTAGATAAAAAATAAGAAAAGTTAACTTGGTTCTGGCAGTAACACAAAAAAACTTAATAATTCTTTCTGTCTTTGACAAAAATAGGTGTTAAATTCAAAGTATGAGATCTCAATTTAATCAAGACAAACAACAAGAGACTGACTACTAAATTGAAAGGATAATTTCATCTTTAATTTTTGCCAATTGCAATGTTACTTAATAAACTGAAGCTACGAACAAAATTCAATATACTACTAATTACCATATTTCTGAGCGGGATTCTTGCGAGTGGAGTAACTTTATCGTTGATACTACAACAAAGAGCACAAGCGGAAGTTACCGCTAAAGCTTTAGTGTTGCTGCAAACGATGAATGCTGTACGCGACTATACTAGCGATAATATCCAACCCCTGCTATCGCCTCAATTAGAAACGGAGTCGGTCTTTATCTCTGAAACAGTACCAGCCTATTCAGCGACAGAGGTGTTCCAAAAGTTACGGAGAGACCCTAATTATAAAAGTTTTTTCTACAAAGAAGCGACCCTTAATCCTACCAATTTAAGAGATAAAGCGGATAGTTTTGAGCAGGATTTAGTAGAAACATTCAGAAAAGATCCCAATCTTAAAGAAATTTCTGGTTTTCGTACCCTTCCTGGGGGGAGGTCTTTTTATATTGCTCGTCCTTTAGCGGTTAAAAAGGAAAATTGCTTGCGGTGTCACGGAGATCCCAATAATGCTCCCAAGAGCCAATTAGCCACCTATGGAGCGGATAATGGATATGGTTGGAAGCTCAATGACATTGTGGCCGTTCAGATGCTCTCGGTTCCTGCTGAGGAAGTGTTAAATCAAGCGAATCGCTCTTTTTCCCTAGTTTTATTGACTTTATTAGGGGTTTTTGGACTAATTGTCGTGGGGATTAATTTTTTACTCAAACAAACCGTTATTCGTCCCTTGCAAAAAATGGCTAAAATTGCTGAATCTATCAGTATGGGGGATATGGATACTGAATTTGAGCAAAAAACCGAAGATGAGATTGGAATGTTAGCTAAAGCGTTTAATCGCATGAAATCGAGTTTAGCTATTTCTATGGATCTTCTCAATAAACATCGCAAAGGTTGATCTCTTAAAGAAGTGTGTGCATAAAAACTTGTTATTGAGCCTATCTATATAATGTTACCCAACAAATTATAGAATGGAGGCTAAGACAATGCAAGTTAAATGGAAAAGATTACTTTTAGGCTTGTTGATGACGTTAGTTTCTGAAATTTTACTTAATTTGGTAGGACTCGATGATTTAGCTAACTATGGCGAGTTTGTCTTTGAAAAACCTTATCCTGTTTTATTAAGTTTAAAATACGCGGCATTATGAACGAGTCTATGATAAATGATAATCGCTCTTTTGATGGACACTTATTAATTTTAACTGAAGATTTTAGATAACAGATTTATAAGTATTCTTAATTAAAATCGATCCTTGATTGAGTTGCATAAAGCGTTTAAGTCGAACCTATAGAGTAGGAGAATGCAATAAGGAGAACTTAACAATGAAACTAGAACCATTAAAAGCTTTTTGGCGCAAGCGTCTGGTGAAGGAACTGCCCTACTACGATGGTAAAATGACCCAAAGTATCCTCTGTTGGTTATTTACTGATCAAGGGGATAAGACGTTAGTTTGCGATGAATTAGCTTTTAACGAACGTTTGCATTATCGTTATAGAATTTTACAACAGCGATATCTTGATAGAGACTCCCATCAAGCCTATTCCCGGTTAATTATACGCCTTGCTGCCGTACTCCTGGGCATTCCGTCAATTCAAGTTTGGCTCAAACAACGCTCGAAATCCCAAAAACAACTCCTCAAATTAATTCAAATCCTTGTTCAGGAATTGTTAGATAATGATTCTAATCTACAACAACGAATCAAGCCAATTTGTGAGTATACGAGTAATTTTCATTTACATCAAGCTTTAATGTTAGCTACAGTTGAAGAATATTGTCTGGAAAAAGTTAATAATCAGCCTTTATTGATACATCGTTTTCGTCAGTATTTAGAGTCTCAACTACATAGAGAAATTGAAAAAGTTGCTTGATCAAGTTCTATTGTCGTTACTATAGCATTACGCATTAAGGTTAGGAGATTCATCAAAGCTGAAACGTTGTTAAGTAGGGGTCAACATCTGTTGACCCCTACTCTTTAGAGTTTAATTTAGCCTAAGACAGATTGACCTGCATAAAGCTTGCAAGTCCAACCTATAGAGTAACAGAACACAAAAGAGAGAACTCAAACATGAAACTAAAATTGATAATCCTCTAACCTGCATAAAGCTTTCAAGTCCAACCTATAGAGTAACAGAACACAAAAGGGAGAACCCAAACATGAAACTAAAATTGATAATCCTCTAACCTGCATAAAGCTTTCAAGTTCAACCTATAGAGTAACAGAACACAAAAAGGAGAACTCAAACATGAAACTAAAATTGATAATCCTCTAACCTGCATAAAGCTTTCAAGTCCAACCTATAGAGTAACAGAACACAAAAAGGAGAACTCAAACATGAAACTTTCTAAAACCTTTCTCAAACTTAACTAATTTTCTGTATCTCTTCTTTTAATCCGTCAACATCTGTATATCTAGTTTATTTTTCTTGTATCTTTTGGAGTCAATGTCATGAAACTTTCCGTCCTTGGTTTATTAGCTGTTTCTACCCTTAGTTTAGTTGCTGTTCCTGCTTTTGCTGACCAAGCCAATGTTCAAACGTCAGGACAAGTTAGCACCCAAGTGGGTGATAATAATACCTCCACTCAACACACGACTCAATCTAATTTAGATAGTCGTCGGGGACGGGGTGAAAATACCGGAAATGCCCAAGATAGTTATCAAGATTCCTTACAAGAAGGTAATGGTAACAATAGTTCTCAAACCACCAATCAGCGTAATGTTGTCCGTCACGATCGCCGTTAATTCTTCTCAAGACTAATCCGTTTGATTTCTTCGCTTTGTTGAGTTAATTTTTTTGTATCTTTTGGAGTCAATGTCATGAAACTTTCCGTTCTTGGTTTATTAGCTGTTTCTACCCTTAGTTTAGTTGCTGTTCCTGCTTTTGCTGACCAAGCCAATGTTCAAACGTCAGGACAAGTTAGCACCCAAGTGGGTGATAATAATACCTCCACTCAACACACGACTCAATCTAATTTAGATAGTCGTCGGGGACGGGGTGAAAATACCGGAAATGCCCAAGATAGTTATCAAGATTCCTTACAAGAAGGTAATGGTAACAATAGTTCTCAAACCACCAATCAGCGTAATGTTGTCCGTCACGATCGCCGTTAATTCTTCTCAAGACTAATCCGTTTGATTTCTTCGCTTTGTTGAGTTAATTTTTTTGTATCTTTTGGAGTCAATGTCATGAAACTTTCCGTTCTTGGTTTATTAGCTGTTTCTACCCTTAGTTTAGTTGCTGTTCCTGCTTTTGCTGACCAAGCCAATGTTCAAACGTCAGGACAAGTTAGCACCCAA
This region includes:
- a CDS encoding DUF4351 domain-containing protein, which produces MKDPSTSFDSPWKDIVEAYLPDFMAFFFPDAYEQINWEQGFEFLDKELGQVVRDAQLGKRFVDKLVKVYRRSGEETWVLIHLEIQSQYEAGFAERIYVYQYRIYDRYRRKVASLVVLGDESPTWKPSEFGYEIFGVEINYRYRVVKLLDLGQDWEALSANENPFATVVMAHLKAGQTKKNRQERLQWKLSLTRQLYQKGYLRQDVINLFRFIDWILSLPDNLESEFWSELRQYEEEQRMPYITSVERLGRERGREEGRLEGMQREAANMVLRQLNRRLGQVSPSVEEQIRQLRVEQLEDLGVALLEFQEEADLLQWLAK
- a CDS encoding IS4 family transposase — translated: MVQSFPKVIKSILKPLPRNDYPVLNTFSFVCCWLEYVMDKSVVSMQDLFKRLNTQGIDLKISNFSKASKRRDPQVFLDIINQLKEQLRRKKGKRNARFYFPIDSTIISLTSKLLWSQGYHQVKLFCGLDSWTSEPGGIVIYFDQGHEHKYGQKTLEEIPENGLGIMDRGFASCERIKKLKENKNQTFVLRIKNNVTLEMLENGKSKVGKDGREIEIRVVAFCDLEKRTEFRLATNLPVDEEAVVSNEEIAEIYVQRWQIELLWKFLKMHLKLDRLMTKNENGIRIQIYCCLIAYLILQLIEIPQEFGKTILDKLRYLQSYMCQEISYVHWFRKLIWLR
- a CDS encoding IS4 family transposase, translating into MDFLPFYQDYLQNALSKSKFLLLRILIWLLQVHKQVRIERLAAYLPLPILYESRRKKIQRFLVEPCLSLVLLWFPLIKLIVEREFKPGSRLTLVLDRTQWQDKNVFMISVVWRKRAFPIYWQILEKKGSSNVKEQIALIRPVLKLFADYELLILGDREFHGVELSYWLKKRNRTAKNPIYFAFRERKNVYIRRSKKNQKRFQDLTLTPGVKVFEKNIFITKQKGFGRFNVLAYQKRKYRNHQEEEPWFIITNLDNPSEVIKYYKIRGGIEAMFRDYKSGGYNLEGSKANIHRLTNLILLIAIAYTLSALKGKSIKNRGYQKYISRLTEPKRQVRRHSEFWVGLYGQSWVLAWDFCYLFVEQIMRINLHKINEYNRGLKALSAIS
- a CDS encoding phosphate/phosphite/phosphonate ABC transporter substrate-binding protein, coding for MKLSRRLFLITLVVQACQNRSLKGEPLVIGTVSYNEGNEVLNQYESFKHYLEQQTRSLVELEPAFNEKKALERIRSQAWSLVFAPPGLATIAMTKYQYIPLLPLDGISNLRSVIVVRQDSSFQDLKSLSNQTIALGEIGSATGYYWPIFNLYGLTLGQILFLSTPKSILESVAQGGAAAGALSLEQFKTYQTQFPLGTFRILFTDVHNVPPGVVLIVSTIPPQRRQEILQILNDTPSAIANEAGFVPNSPVPDYQYMISVVERVRAIFPETPPDLNNKNIRLFLSS
- a CDS encoding c-type heme family protein codes for the protein MLLNKLKLRTKFNILLITIFLSGILASGVTLSLILQQRAQAEVTAKALVLLQTMNAVRDYTSDNIQPLLSPQLETESVFISETVPAYSATEVFQKLRRDPNYKSFFYKEATLNPTNLRDKADSFEQDLVETFRKDPNLKEISGFRTLPGGRSFYIARPLAVKKENCLRCHGDPNNAPKSQLATYGADNGYGWKLNDIVAVQMLSVPAEEVLNQANRSFSLVLLTLLGVFGLIVVGINFLLKQTVIRPLQKMAKIAESISMGDMDTEFEQKTEDEIGMLAKAFNRMKSSLAISMDLLNKHRKG